From one Acinonyx jubatus isolate Ajub_Pintada_27869175 chromosome B1, VMU_Ajub_asm_v1.0, whole genome shotgun sequence genomic stretch:
- the TSPAN5 gene encoding tetraspanin-5 isoform X1 produces MSGKHYKGPEVSCCIKYFIFGFNVIFWFLGIAFLGIGLWAWNEKGVLSNISSITDLGGFDPVWLFLVVGGVMFILGFAGCIGALRENTFLLKFFSVFLGIIFFLELTAGVLAFVFKDWIKDQLYFFINNNIRAYRDDIDLQNLIDFTQEYWQCCGAFGADDWNLNIYFNCTDSNASRERCGVPFSCCTKDPAEDVINTQCGYDARQKPEVDQQIVIYTKGCVPQFEKWLQDNLTIVAGIFIGIALLQIFGICLAQNLVSDIEAVRASW; encoded by the exons tttttgggAATAGCATTTCTTGGAATTGGACTGTGGGCGTGGAATGAAAAA GGAGTTCTGTCCAACATCTCTTCCATCACTGATCTCGGTGGCTTTGACCCGGTTTGGCTCTTCCTTGTGGTGGGAGGAGTGATGTTCATTTTGGGATTCGCAGGGTGCATTGGAGCGCTACGGGAAAACACCTTCCTTCTCAAGTTC TTTTCTGTGTTCCTgggaattattttcttcctggagCTCACTGCTGGGGTTCTGGCATTTGTTTTCAAAGACTGGATCAAAGACCAGctgtatttctttataaacaACAACATCAGAGCGTACAGAGATGACATTGATTTACAGAACCTCATAGACTTCACCCAGGAATAt TGGCAGTGCTGTGGGGCTTTTGGAGCTGATGATTGGAACCTAAATATTTACTTCAATTGCACAGATTCCAATGCAAGTCGAGAGCGATGCGGTGTGCCATTCTCCTGCTGTACTAAAGACCCTGCA GAAGATGTCATCAACACTCAGTGTGGCTATGATGCCAGGCAAAAACCA GAAGTTGACCAGCAGATTGTTATCTACACGAAAGGCTGTGTGCCCCAGTTTGAGAAGTGGTTGCAGGACAATTTAACCATCGTGGCTGGTATTTTCATAGGCATTGCATTGCTACAG attTTTGGGATCTGCCTGGCCCAGAATTTGGTTAGTGATATTGAAGCTGTCAGGGCTAGCTGGTAG